In Paramormyrops kingsleyae isolate MSU_618 chromosome 18, PKINGS_0.4, whole genome shotgun sequence, the DNA window TAAAACAAGCAAGCAACCAAacaagcaaccaaacaaaacaaaaacaagcaagcaaccaaacaaaacaaaaagaagcAGCAACCAACCAAATATCGGAGCAACAGTTTCGACAAAATTAGCAACCATTGCTTCTCGGGGTGGCATTAGACAGGAACCGGAAGCTGGGAAGCTGGTTACTGAAGCTGTCACTCGCTCGTGTGTGGGGTGGGACCCTTTGGAGCACTCAGGTGGGGGAGCGAATCGCTTACCACGTCGTTGTTCATCTTCCCCTTGCTGTTAATGACTCTCTCCTCGGCACCGATCAGCCCGTCGAGGCCTGAGATCCCAGACCCTGCGAAAGCCACAAACCCAGTAAGGACATGCTGGAAGGACGTCATGCTACCTCGTCAGGGCTTCTTCATCAGCACAAAGGCCATGTGCTGCATTTGTGATTCTTCTGACGCTCTACACGTAACGTGACTCTTGAAGTGATGTAAATCGAACTAGTCACACTCAGTGACTATTACATTTATATCATAAGTGCAAACTCTGGAAGTTAACTAAATTCTAAAATTTCTACTCCTGTTTTGTACATAGTTTCACCTGCTTTTATTTTAGAGTTTAAATACAACAGAATACAGGTGGATGATCATGATTCAAGACATCATGGCCTCATCGTCGTAGTCAGAACCTACAGGTCCAGTACAAATTGATACACTGAAGATCGACGGGTGATGTTGCATATGTTGTCATGAGAAGACGTGCATGTGAGATGACAGGtggaaatatatatatgtatatatcaacaaaaataaatcaataaagcTAAACTGATCACTGCTCCAGGTTAAATCCTGACGTTTACATATGGGTCGACTGACAGCACTGCTCTCACTGCCAGACAGCACATTACAGCGAGACTGGATGGGAGACACAGGAAGCCACTGGGACGATCTGCTCTGTGGTTCTGATCAATAAACACAAGGCTGGAGAGGGAAGAAATGGACCAAAAGAACACACTGAAGTGAGGCAGGTGCAAAGGGGTGGAAATGACAGGGAAACTAGCaatggaaggaaggaaggcTCTCCGGTATATCaaagggaggagggggaggtCTTGGGAACGGATGCTGGAGGAGAGTGACAGGAAGAGCAGAAACACCAACCTTTCTTGATGGCGCGTGGGGAATCGGGAAGTGGACCTAAGCCATTGGGACAGcgaaatagaaaaataataataattcaaaagAGAGGGCAGGAAAGAGGGAGAAAGGAAACTCAGGAAAGCAGAAAGGATGGAAGGTCACCCTATCGTTAACTGAGGCTTGGCAGAAACTCCAGCATTATTCAAACATCCTGTAAAAATGGGTAACAATGTGTTTGTACGTGGGGGGAAAATGCTAAGAAAAACTGCAACGTGGAATTTGAAAGTAAAGAAAAGGAGGGCTGGACATTCAGAGCTCTGCTACAGTGCTTTCATTCCCGTGAGACGGTCTACGCAGACTTTTGTTCCAGCCAATTTCCGCATTAGATATGGATCAGCCAATtttctcacaaaaaaaaaagaagttttttTTACAAAAGAACACAAATTTCTTTAAGCAAAGGTGCCGCCGATGACTTCCAGTCATGCttttacaataaaaacaaacaggctGTTTTTGTGAAGGATCCGACTGGCTAATGAGCCCACGTACAAGGAGCACCTTCAGGACCAGAGCTACGTAGCTCTGAATCAAAGGGTGGATTCAAAAAGGGGTCCAATGTGCTGAGGTGAGACTGGGGGAAAAATTATGCAGGCAAGTGTGGAGATGCAGGAGTACATGGAGGTTGACAGCTAGAGGTGGCCCATGCAGATATTACGCATGTCATTACCCTGAACTCACCAATTCCCAAACTGAACCAACTAGGTTTTGAAATCTTCAAATTAATTTGACTGCAAGTCTGGAACCAAAAAGAACCAGGAAGTCTAGATCAGGGTTCTGCAATTTTGATCCTGGACAGTCAGTCTTGCAGAcgtccctgctcaaacacacctattAAACCTGCCAATTAGCTGATTAAAATGTCTGAGACTGGCCCTCCTGGAAcagaattggggaaccctggtcTACACCTAAGACCTCTGCACTAAATCGTACTAGGCTGTCGACCAAGAGCATTTGGACCGTCTGCTCCTATACTACAAAAGACATACTTATGCCTCCACAAGTTCCCCTAGACCTCTTACACACACCCAGTGATTTGCTCAAAATATCGCACAGTGAGTGGGGGGTCAAAAGGGAGACTGAGGTTGTCCTCAGTCCTTGCTATAGGCCACTCAGAATGCCCCTCCCCTCAGCCCTGAGGCACACGCTGGATATTACTCACCCTCGATCACCTGCCGAGAACCCAGCGTGTCGACCTGGAAGGGCCGGTAAGGTTCTCCTTCCAAGCCGGCCCGAGCCACAGTCACCTCTGAGGACACCGTCACGTCGGGCTGGGACTCGGAGATAGAGGACAGGAACTGGTCCATGTCTGCCTTCTGCTCCTGTAGGAGCTCATCTATGCAGGAGTGGGGCCAAGATGCACAAGTTATCAATGAAAGATGCCGCTTTCTCCAGCTAGCGCGTCAGGCACACATGGGCGGCCGCTCTCCACAGGGAGATCTGCAGGTCTCCCGACCGCCAGGCACACAAAGAGCGCCTCGACCCAGTTCTGTCACTCAGCTCCTTTAATCAGCACTGATATGCAGTTTGTGAAAAATAAGTTAAAGAACGGGAAGGACAAAAAGACCTAAAACACAGCTTTTGTGAGGTTGGCGGTAGAACGTTACAACAGACCTACTGGAGGCCATTCCTGAATGCATGAGGGGAGGCATTGAAAGGTAACGGCCAAAACACAACGACAGAGAGAATCATGGCCAATAGCCTTCGCGAGAGAGAGGCAGCGCAATGAGCCACTTGACTTACTGCCTCAGCTACATAATAACTCTCCTTTATTGTCAGCAATAATGCCGTTACTAATAGAAGCAGTGCtgcaggaacacacaagcctTACAACTACAAATTTTTAGGTATAATCATGTGGAAGCACTTCTTAAAATGTAGTAGCAGCAGCACTATCTACTTAGACCAGTTATGTAGGCCTGAATTTGTAAGGGGAACCTATATTTTCACAGGTAACCATACACGAAGAGAACAGTTCTATATCGCTGCATGCGCTGCAAGTCCACTGGCTGTAAAATACATCATAACAAACTGATTGGTTTTTCCCCCCCCCGTTATAAATGCACTCACCGATTTCATCCTGGATCTCCTCAGCCACATACGGGACTTTGTACAGCAGCGACAAGCTCTGGTTCATTCTCTCCTCAATCACGTGCAAGTGGGTCATCACCTGCAAAAGGAGATGTTGACAGAAGTATGAACAAAACAAGAGCAGTACTGATGAACCAACTGCAGGGGGCACTAGAGACCCCATAAACAACACAGTATGGTGCATATACGCAGCACTTCAATTTAAcgttttattaaatgtatttaaaagcaCTTAAATGTGATTTAGTTTCTTGACAAATGACACCGTAAAATCGAAGAAGATGGTCCTGTGTATCCCAGCAGTTCCATGGATGACAGGATATGTTTTTGCATTAAGGTGTTTTCTCAGAAGTCATATCCAAGAATGTCCATGTAGAATGCATAATAAGCAGATTATACATAAACTATAGATTCCAGCTGCACAAAAACACTCTGGGCGCTTCTACGCTTTACAGCTTCTGCGGTAAAGTCCCATCAGCCCGCTTAAGCTTTCAAAAACTCAAAACATCTGTTTGCATGGCGATGGTATCTCACAGCAGCAGGTGATGAATCACGCCGAACGTGGAAGGACGTTaaactgcccccctcccccccatccacccacccCGAAATCAAGCCTTGAAGATTAGATCACCACCTGCCACTTCCCTCCAGCCAAACAAGCCTGAATTATCCTGAACACCTGCGAGTCGACAGAGATATGAACTGGGGGGCAGGTTAGTCTGCTGCATTTTACATGCcaatttcacaaagcaggagtGTTTGGACAAGCAAAGCGCCGCCTGACTATGTTACAAGGATTTACACACATGTGTGAACCAAGTCAAAGGAAAGGAAATGTATTCAGTGCGAGGAGATGCCAACATTCAGGCATCAAATGCATTCCTGGTAGATGCTCGTGACTCAGCCTGGTGGAGAACTTAAAGCCTTCGGTGTTTAGCAGAACAGGAGCATTCTGTCAGCAGAGGAGTCCCAGCCAATCAGTGAATGTCTTCTGAACTTCCTACACTAAACAGTCTTATGCCAACTGCAAAAGAGCACTGACTTAGCCATCTTGATTTTTATAGCCCCTCTCTGCTCAACTAAGGCAACTTCCAAGCCTGCCCTGGAACTCCCACGATTGTTCGCGTCACCCAACCACCATGCAGCGTAGAGGCAGGGCAGCAGAGAGACAGGCGGAGGGCCTGACCTGGGACTTCATCTGGGCGGCCTTATCGGGGTCGACGGCCAGCACATGCTGGTAATGGCGGATGGTGTGCTGGCGGTCTTTATTCTCGGCGCGGACGTATCTCCGGAGCACCTGCAGGATGCGATGGGGCTGTGGAGAGACTCGGCTCAAATGGACTGCAcgttttcacaaaaaaacaaaaacaaaaccgcGTTCATTTACCACCCCTAAAAAAGCCGCCATTTTGGATAATTAAGCTTGCCAGGTAATGTGAGCTATTGGTCCCCCAAACAGCGATCTAGGAATAATAAAGCAACCCTTCATAGTAAAAATGGCCATTTTGGCCAAACAAAGTGAAAAGATTAGCACTGATAAATGCCACTAAAGTGAACTTTTTCCATCAGACCAGAGGGCCCAGCACTTCACAGCAGCCCCTATACACATAAGAGAGGTGGTCGGCCCCAGAAGGTGACATTTCTAGCTactgtcatgatttcgtcaggCCCCGGAGCTCCTCACCCTGGGGGGGTCGGCCTGCAGGGCTGCCAGGTAGTTCTCCAGCGCTATGCGGCGCCTGTCGTTCAGCATAGCCTCCACGCGGGCCAGGTGGGTCTCCACCAGCTGCTGCTTTTCACTGGCTGCTTCCTCTTCCAGAGACTCCACCATAGCTTGGAAGTGCTGCGGGTCGGAACACAAAGGCAGTAGGTGCTTTGGTGTTTCGCGCGGCCACCTGGTCAACATGCAGGCGAGACTCCCGGGCGCGGGTGGACTGGGGGCGCCCCAGCCGACACTCTACCTGGAGCAGAGTTTGCCTCTCCGTCTTGGGGAGGTTCTTCGCTTGCAGTTCAGCGTCCTCCCATTCCTTCCTTAGCTACACGCCCAGAAAGAGTCAGACACGGAGAAGCATCAGTCTAAATTGCGAGGTATGGAGATACAGGTTCGGAGGGAGCCGGAACCCGATGTCTGCCCACCCTCTCCATGCGGTTGCGGTGCCGGATCTCCAGCTGCTCCTTGGCCCTCTGGAAGCGGCTGTGCTCCTTGTCGTCGGCCGGCGTCTCGAAATACACGTCCACCTCGTCGGTGGGCTGAGGGGTGGGCGGGACTGCGGGGCGTCCGAGGAGAAGGAAGCAGTCAGCGATTAGGCCGGGCTGGGCCGGGCCGAACGTGCGCATGCGAGAAGCGGGAGGTAGGAAAAGCCGTGCGAGAGAtgcacagggagcagaggagcGATCAGAACCGAGGCCGTTAATCTGGATGACCGTCAGTCTCACGCCTGTCGCCGTTTATCCTCCAATTAGCTTCCTGTCGCCTGCACACAGGCTCAGGAGGCCGAGGAAGCCCATCGGCACTGGGCATGTCTGCGCATTAGCGGGCGTTCAAGGGCAGGGGGATTCCAGAAAGTGGCGGCAAATCAGGAATGACAGAGGTTCAGTTTGAAGTGGAATGATGGAGACTGATGCTACCAAGCTGTCACTGACATGGTTGGTATGACCACGGGAATGAGAGAATGGTGACATTAAAATACTGCTGCCCAAAAAAAGCCCCAACTTCAAGAGGTACTAAAATGCAGGACAAGAGGTTTTAAGATCATGCAGTACAATAATTTCTGCTACTAAAATAAACTGacttcatcccccccccccccccaaaaaaacaaaaaaaaaacttttcgaATGAGAATGTGGATTTTTGCATTGCAGTGGTGTTATGTATTGTCATCTGTCGTTCTTGTATTCTGATCCTTCAAGTCTGAAGGATACATGTATGCAATTTCATTGAGCTGTGTACAGTTTGAAATTTGAGGATTTTAATATATTGGCATAAAAAGATTTTGATAAAGACCGCTTCGCAGGGAGCTCAAGCCTGCACAGAAAACTGTACAATCTTATAAACATCTCAAATCTCGGCTGCCTTTTTGCAGACGAACACACAGACAAGCTGAAAGGATTGACAGCAAAAGACTGAACAGGAGGATCAGAGACTTCAGCGGGAAGCAGGCAGACGTGACGGACAGTGCTGCAGTGCTGAGATTGAGTGTCAGGCGTGACCGAGTATGGGGGCTGACCTCTCAGGCCGGGACGTATGGGAGCGTACCCTCTAGTTTGGGGGGCGGGGattctgtgtgcatgtgtataagAGGTTGTGATGGGGCTGTATGCTAATTGGTTGTTTGGGTCAGTGGGCGGGCCAAACGATATCGTGCGTTTGTGTGAGAGAGCACAGGTGCGTGTGACTTACTCATCAGCCTGCAGACCTCCATGCAGTACTCCTCAGAGTCGAAATTGTTCCGGTTGCCGGCACAGCCCCCGTACACAAAGCGCACGCATCTCTTCCGACTCAAGTCGAAGTGCCAGCGTGGCATGGAGGCGCGGCACGGCCCCGTCTCGGCGGGGAGGGAGCACACGGCTGCCAGGGGACAGCGGTTAGAGCATCCCGCCACTCGGGGGCGACAGAGAGCCGACAAGTACCCCACTGACCAATAGCCTCTCTGTTTAACTGACTACGCCCACACTGGTGAATATAAAACGGTCATTGGAGGTATTCCTACACAGAGATTCATGAATAGTGATACAAAGATCAATTCTTAAAGGAAAAtctcaaacaaaaataaaaattcaatttGTTATTTACCAGATGATATAATACATATCCACAGGAAACTGTATTACATGCATCGTAAACAGAAATAGGCAAAGGGAAAACTAACATTTCTATTTGTGTTTCTATCAGAAGTATGTTACGAGTAAAATGAATCTGCTCCCAAATGTGCCAGTAATGATTGTTCTGATTCATTTCATGTCAGCGCTAACCTGATTTCTCATGTTCGGTTTGCCATTACAGATACGCTATAAAAAGGTAAGCGTCTGCGGTGGCAGAAATCTCACTGGCTATTGTGTGCAATTACCAAGCACGTATTGTCATTTGCACACCAGGAAATAAAACTGTGCCAACTTATTACTTACAATAAAAAGGCCAGGAGCGCTATTTTATGCTGATTTTAATAGTGAAAAACTGATGCATAGAATCATTACATTTTTGCAAGAATTCGCCCTTAAAAACATGGAATAAAATACGTTGAAACTGAATGTTCAACGAGAGGTATGGGAGCAAAAAGAAATCAATTGTGGTTTTATGATGTGGTGCATTACAGAATGACATGGGGGCACATGCAGGAATGAAATGCGAGACCGGCCTCGAATGTGAGACAGGacactgacctttgacctcctgCAGTGATGAGTCTGCAGGTGGGCTCTCTCTGTTCTTTTCCTTTGACTCCTTCTCTTCATCGTTGTCTCCCTCATAGTCTGCGTAGTCCgtctcttcttcctcctcctcatcctcctcttcatctCCCTCATCTTCGTCATCCTCCACTTCCTCGACCTTCCGAGTTGGTTGTTCCTGAGCTGGGGTCTCACtggaaatgcaaaaaaaaaaaaagggaaacagCATTCTAATGTAACTATGCACAGCTTTGGGTGTAACATACGTCATTATTCATCTCTGGCTCTCGATTGTACCAAACCGGCTATCAAAACAATGTCACCCCTTCCCTTCATTAGAGTGAATGCGGTTTGTGTTTTATGCTCTGGTGAAGCTGCTCGTTTGTCACTCTGATTAGGAATGGTCGCTCGGTCTCTcaacacaatgtaaaaaaaaaaaaaaagggccgTAATCTAGCAGACTAAGTCACTGGAGCTGTTAAGGAATTGCGATTTCGATCTGCAGACATTTTTTCAATCTGCTTGAACAACCATGGGTTGGACCTAAGCTCAcctctcctcctcttcatcttcGTCCTCATCCTCGTCCAGCTCCATCAGGTCCTCTTCGTCGTCATCCTTGTCGCCCTCCTCGTCTTCCTCCTCTTGAGACGGCTGCGGCTGTGGGGCGGGCCTCTCggcgtgggtgggggggcagcacacGTACTCCGTGCCGTGGAATTTGTCGACGCCGCAGGGGAGCAGCATGCCGTAGCTATGCAGGACCATACCGCTCTTGGCGCAAGCCTGAATGGCAGAAAGATGGGTCATGAATGAGGACGTTCACACACTATTAAGCATTCACTCCCCAATCTCCCCGTTTCTCCTTGGGACATCGGTATCTGCAAGGTGTTCCCGAAACTTTTGCTGATTGTGACTAATTCGTCACTCAGCAGGCGTTAACATGCTCAGAGTGTTGCACCTTTCTCCGATGACACCTTCCAACAATGTTCCCAAATTCATTCTTTGTGATGGTAATTTTAGTTCAGCTGGTAGGTTTATAGCAGAATAGCTTGCATCCCGATACGGCTTTTTCTCAGAACTGAAATAACGGCAATTTGATTAGGGGGTGCAAAAAAGCTAGTAAAGAGAGGGGGGAGGGATTAAAAATCAGAATACCTCTGGCTGCATTCTGTG includes these proteins:
- the LOC111837952 gene encoding amyloid beta precursor like protein 2 isoform X6 codes for the protein MYPELQITNVVEANEPVKIENWCKKDKKQCKGHTHIVVPFKCLVGEFVSDVLLVPEKCRFFHKEGMDVCVSHQQWHGVSKEACAKSGMVLHSYGMLLPCGVDKFHGTEYVCCPPTHAERPAPQPQPSQEEEDEEGDKDDDEEDLMELDEDEDEDEEEESETPAQEQPTRKVEEVEDDEDEGDEEEDEEEEEETDYADYEGDNDEEKESKEKNRESPPADSSLQEVKAVCSLPAETGPCRASMPRWHFDLSRKRCVRFVYGGCAGNRNNFDSEEYCMEVCRLMIPPTPQPTDEVDVYFETPADDKEHSRFQRAKEQLEIRHRNRMERLRKEWEDAELQAKNLPKTERQTLLQHFQAMVESLEEEAASEKQQLVETHLARVEAMLNDRRRIALENYLAALQADPPRPHRILQVLRRYVRAENKDRQHTIRHYQHVLAVDPDKAAQMKSQVMTHLHVIEERMNQSLSLLYKVPYVAEEIQDEIDELLQEQKADMDQFLSSISESQPDVTVSSEVTVARAGLEGEPYRPFQVDTLGSRQVIEGPLPDSPRAIKKGSGISGLDGLIGAEERVINSKGKMNNDVVIDESLDVKEVIYSAERVNSVHDDELESYRPLGEEFSFGSSALIGLLVIVVAIATVIVISLVMLRKRQYGTISHGIVEIDPMLSPEERHLNKMQNHGYENPTYKYLEQMQI
- the LOC111837952 gene encoding amyloid beta precursor like protein 2 isoform X2: MHSLSVISVLILGIAVPALAGYIEALAANAGTGFAVAEPQVAMFCGKLNMHVNIQTGRWEPDLSGTKTCMGSKEALLQYCQEMYPELQITNVVEANEPVKIENWCKKDKKQCKGHTHIVVPFKCLVGEFVSDVLLVPEKCRFFHKEGMDVCVSHQQWHGVSKEACAKSGMVLHSYGMLLPCGVDKFHGTEYVCCPPTHAERPAPQPQPSQEEEDEEGDKDDDEEDLMELDEDEDEDEEEESETPAQEQPTRKVEEVEDDEDEGDEEEDEEEEEETDYADYEGDNDEEKESKEKNRESPPADSSLQEVKAVCSLPAETGPCRASMPRWHFDLSRKRCVRFVYGGCAGNRNNFDSEEYCMEVCRLMIPPTPQPTDEVDVYFETPADDKEHSRFQRAKEQLEIRHRNRMERLRKEWEDAELQAKNLPKTERQTLLQHFQAMVESLEEEAASEKQQLVETHLARVEAMLNDRRRIALENYLAALQADPPRPHRILQVLRRYVRAENKDRQHTIRHYQHVLAVDPDKAAQMKSQVMTHLHVIEERMNQSLSLLYKVPYVAEEIQDEIDELLQEQKADMDQFLSSISESQPDVTVSSEVTVARAGLEGEPYRPFQVDTLGSRQVIEGSGISGLDGLIGAEERVINSKGKMNNDVVIDESLDVKEVIYSAERVNSVHDDELESYRPLGEEFSFGSSALIGLLVIVVAIATVIVISLVMLRKRQYGTISHGIVEIDPMLSPEERHLNKMQNHGYENPTYKYLEQMQI
- the LOC111837952 gene encoding amyloid beta precursor like protein 2 isoform X4 — its product is MHSLSVISVLILGIAVPALAGYIEALAANAGTGFAVAEPQVAMFCGKLNMHVNIQTGRWEPDLSGTKTCMGSKEALLQYCQEMYPELQITNVVEANEPVKIENWCKKDKKQCKGHTHIVVPFKCLVGEFVSDVLLVPEKCRFFHKEGMDVCVSHQQWHGVSKEACAKSGMVLHSYGMLLPCGVDKFHGTEYVCCPPTHAERPAPQPQPSQEEEDEEGDKDDDEEDLMELDEDEDEDEEEESETPAQEQPTRKVEEVEDDEDEGDEEEDEEEEEETDYADYEGDNDEEKESKEKNRESPPADSSLQEVKAVCSLPAETGPCRASMPRWHFDLSRKRCVRFVYGGCAGNRNNFDSEEYCMEVCRLMIPPTPQPTDEVDVYFETPADDKEHSRFQRAKEQLEIRHRNRMERLRKEWEDAELQAKNLPKTERQTLLQHFQAMVESLEEEAASEKQQLVETHLARVEAMLNDRRRIALENYLAALQADPPRPHRILQVLRRYVRAENKDRQHTIRHYQHVLAVDPDKAAQMKSQVMTHLHVIEERMNQSLSLLYKVPYVAEEIQDEIDELLQEQKADMDQFLSSISESQPDVTVSSEVTVARAGLEGEPYRPFQVDTLGSRQVIEGSGISGLDGLIGAEERVINSKGKMNNDVESYRPLGEEFSFGSSALIGLLVIVVAIATVIVISLVMLRKRQYGTISHGIVEIDPMLSPEERHLNKMQNHGYENPTYKYLEQMQI
- the LOC111837952 gene encoding amyloid beta precursor like protein 2 isoform X3, whose product is MHSLSVISVLILGIAVPALAGYIEALAANAGTGFAVAEPQVAMFCGKLNMHVNIQTGRWEPDLSGTKTCMGSKEALLQYCQEMYPELQITNVVEANEPVKIENWCKKDKKQCKGHTHIVVPFKCLVGEFVSDVLLVPEKCRFFHKEGMDVCVSHQQWHGVSKEACAKSGMVLHSYGMLLPCGVDKFHGTEYVCCPPTHAERPAPQPQPSQEEEDEEGDKDDDEEDLMELDEDEDEDEEEESETPAQEQPTRKVEEVEDDEDEGDEEEDEEEEEETDYADYEGDNDEEKESKEKNRESPPADSSLQEVKAVCSLPAETGPCRASMPRWHFDLSRKRCVRFVYGGCAGNRNNFDSEEYCMEVCRLMIPPTPQPTDEVDVYFETPADDKEHSRFQRAKEQLEIRHRNRMERLRKEWEDAELQAKNLPKTERQTLLQHFQAMVESLEEEAASEKQQLVETHLARVEAMLNDRRRIALENYLAALQADPPRPHRILQVLRRYVRAENKDRQHTIRHYQHVLAVDPDKAAQMKSQVMTHLHVIEERMNQSLSLLYKVPYVAEEIQDEIDELLQEQKADMDQFLSSISESQPDVTVSSEVTVARAGLEGEPYRPFQVDTLGSRQVIEGPLPDSPRAIKKGSGISGLDGLIGAEERVINSKGKMNNDVESYRPLGEEFSFGSSALIGLLVIVVAIATVIVISLVMLRKRQYGTISHGIVEIDPMLSPEERHLNKMQNHGYENPTYKYLEQMQI
- the LOC111837952 gene encoding amyloid beta precursor like protein 2 isoform X5, which codes for MHSLSVISVLILGIAVPALAGYIEALAANAGTGFAVAEPQVAMFCGKLNMHVNIQTGRWEPDLSGTKTCMGSKEALLQYCQEMYPELQITNVVEANEPVKIENWCKKDKKQCKGHTHIVVPFKCLVGEFVSDVLLVPEKCRFFHKEGMDVCVSHQQWHGVSKEACAKSGMVLHSYGMLLPCGVDKFHGTEYVCCPPTHAERPAPQPQPSQEEEDEEGDKDDDEEDLMELDEDEDEDEEEESETPAQEQPTRKVEEVEDDEDEGDEEEDEEEEEETDYADYEGDNDEEKESKEKNRESPPADSSLQEVKVPPTPQPTDEVDVYFETPADDKEHSRFQRAKEQLEIRHRNRMERLRKEWEDAELQAKNLPKTERQTLLQHFQAMVESLEEEAASEKQQLVETHLARVEAMLNDRRRIALENYLAALQADPPRPHRILQVLRRYVRAENKDRQHTIRHYQHVLAVDPDKAAQMKSQVMTHLHVIEERMNQSLSLLYKVPYVAEEIQDEIDELLQEQKADMDQFLSSISESQPDVTVSSEVTVARAGLEGEPYRPFQVDTLGSRQVIEGPLPDSPRAIKKGSGISGLDGLIGAEERVINSKGKMNNDVVIDESLDVKEVIYSAERVNSVHDDELESYRPLGEEFSFGSSALIGLLVIVVAIATVIVISLVMLRKRQYGTISHGIVEIDPMLSPEERHLNKMQNHGYENPTYKYLEQMQI
- the LOC111837952 gene encoding amyloid beta precursor like protein 2 isoform X1 — translated: MHSLSVISVLILGIAVPALAGYIEALAANAGTGFAVAEPQVAMFCGKLNMHVNIQTGRWEPDLSGTKTCMGSKEALLQYCQEMYPELQITNVVEANEPVKIENWCKKDKKQCKGHTHIVVPFKCLVGEFVSDVLLVPEKCRFFHKEGMDVCVSHQQWHGVSKEACAKSGMVLHSYGMLLPCGVDKFHGTEYVCCPPTHAERPAPQPQPSQEEEDEEGDKDDDEEDLMELDEDEDEDEEEESETPAQEQPTRKVEEVEDDEDEGDEEEDEEEEEETDYADYEGDNDEEKESKEKNRESPPADSSLQEVKAVCSLPAETGPCRASMPRWHFDLSRKRCVRFVYGGCAGNRNNFDSEEYCMEVCRLMIPPTPQPTDEVDVYFETPADDKEHSRFQRAKEQLEIRHRNRMERLRKEWEDAELQAKNLPKTERQTLLQHFQAMVESLEEEAASEKQQLVETHLARVEAMLNDRRRIALENYLAALQADPPRPHRILQVLRRYVRAENKDRQHTIRHYQHVLAVDPDKAAQMKSQVMTHLHVIEERMNQSLSLLYKVPYVAEEIQDEIDELLQEQKADMDQFLSSISESQPDVTVSSEVTVARAGLEGEPYRPFQVDTLGSRQVIEGPLPDSPRAIKKGSGISGLDGLIGAEERVINSKGKMNNDVVIDESLDVKEVIYSAERVNSVHDDELESYRPLGEEFSFGSSALIGLLVIVVAIATVIVISLVMLRKRQYGTISHGIVEIDPMLSPEERHLNKMQNHGYENPTYKYLEQMQI